From a region of the Arachis ipaensis cultivar K30076 chromosome B09, Araip1.1, whole genome shotgun sequence genome:
- the LOC107618929 gene encoding type IV inositol polyphosphate 5-phosphatase 7-like isoform X1, with translation MRDDNSKKTKLSWSKKMVRKFFNIKCRTDDTLSGAVAYGAGGNVEYRSRSSRSSFSEREPCTIKKSKTEKFSRSADQVRRGRMNLDHPRIIDVQNHSIFVATWNVAGRSPPSNLNLDDWLHSSPPADIYVLGFQEIVPLNAGNILGAEDNGPAKKWLALIRKSLNNLPGTSGSSGCYTPSPIPQPIAELNADFEGSARQKNSSFFHRRSFQTTSTSYGIDNDPSLAQPRLDRRYSVCDRVMFGHRPSDYSRPSDYSRPSDFSRPSDYSRPSDFDPSFRWGYRPSDYSRASDYSRPSDYSRWGSSDDDNAIGDSPSTVLFSPMSYAGPASNEDGYGMPGRSRYCLVASKQMVGIYLTIWVRSELKDHVQNMKVSCVGRGLMGYLGNKGSISISMSLHETSFCFICSHLTSGQKEGDELRRNLDVMEILKKTRFPRVNGVDNEKSPQTILEHDRIIWLGDLNYRIALNYRSAKALVEMQNWRALLENDQLRIEQKRGRVFVGWNEGKIYFPPTYKYSTNSDRYAGDDMHPKEKRRTPAWCDRILWFGEGLHQLSYVRGESRFSDHRPVYGIFMAEVESTHGRLKKTMSCSRSRIEVEELLPYSGGYTELNFF, from the exons ATGAGAGATGACAATTCAAAGAAAaccaag CTCTCATGGTCAAAGAAAATGGTTAGAAAGTTCTTCAATATCAAATGCAGAACTGATGATACACTATCAGGTGCTGTTGCCTATGGAG CAGGAGGTAACGTAGAATACAGAAGCAGGAGTAGCAGGAGTAGCTTCTCTGAGAGAGAACCATGCACTATCAAAAAGAGCAAAACAG AGAAGTTTAGCAGGAGTGCAGATCAGGTTAGGCGAGGAAGAATGAATCTTGACCATCCTCGAATTATTGATGTTCAGAACCATAG CATTTTTGTTGCTACATGGAATGTTGCTGGAAGATCACCACCGAGTAATTTGAATTTGGATGATTGGCTTCATTCCTCACCACCAGCAGATATATATGTTCTAGG ATTTCAAGAGATAGTTCCCTTGAATGCTGGTAATATCTTAGGGGCTGAGGACAATGGCCCTGCCAAAAAATGGTTGGCTCTCATCAGAAAGAGTTTAAACAACCTTCCTGGCACTAGTGGAAGCAGTGGATGTTATACACCTTCTCCCATTCCTCAGCCAATTGCAGAGCTAAATGCTGATTTTGAGGGATCAGCTAGGCAGAAGAATTCATCTTTCTTCCATAGGCGATCGTTCCAGACAACTTCTACTAGTTATGGAATTGACAACGATCCCTCACTTGCTCAACCACGACTAGATCGAAGGTATAGTGTCTGTGATCGTGTAATGTTCGGCCACAGGCCGAGTGACTACTCAAGGCCAAGTGACTACTCTAGGCCAAGTGACTTTTCAAGGCCAAGCGACTACTCAAGGCCAAGTGACTTTGATCCCAGTTTTAGATGGGGTTATAGGCCTAGTGACTATTCAAGGGCAAGTGACTACTCAAGACCAAGTGACTATTCAAGATGGGGTTCATCTGATGATGATAATGCCATTGGAGATTCGCCAAGTACAGTTCTATTTTCGCCAATGTCTTATGCCGGACCTGCCTCTAATGAGGATGGATATGGCATGCCGGGGCGTTCGAGGTACTGCCTTGTAGCAAGTAAGCAAATGGTGGGAATATACCTTACCATATGGGTAAGAAGTGAATTGAAAGATCATGTGCAAAACATGAAAGTATCATGTGTTGGCAGAGGTTTGATGGGCTATCTTGGAAATAAG GGATCCATCTCAATCAGCATGTCACTGCATGAAACAAGCTTTTGCTTTATCTGTAGCCATTTAACCTCTGGACAGAAAGAGGGAGATGAACTAAGAAGAAATTTGGATGTGATGGAGATTTTAAAAAAGACAAGGTTTCCGCGTGTTAATGGTGTGGACAATGAGAAGTCCCCACAAACAATCCTTGAGCATGA TCGAATAATATGGCTCGGAGATTTGAATTATCGAATCGCCCTCAATTACCGATCTGCTAAGGCACTTGTTGAGATGCAAAACTGGAGAGCATTATTAGAGAATGATCAG TTGAGAATAGAACAGAAAAGAGGCCGTGTATTTGTGGGATGGAATGAAGGGAAGATATATTTTCCCCCAACATACAAGTATTCAACTAATTCAGATAGATATGCAGGAGATGATATGCATCCAAAGGAGAAAAGGAGAACACCTGCATG GTGTGACAGAATCTTGTGGTTTGGAGAAGGTCTTCATCAATTATCTTACGTCCGCGGGGAATCAAGATTTTCGGATCACAGGCCTGTCTATGGCATATTCATGGCTGAGGTTGAGTCAACTCATGGCAGACTGAAGAAAACTATGAGTTGTTCTCGTTCCAGAATTGAGGTGGAAGAACTTCTGCCATATTCAGGCGGATACACCGAGCTGAACTTTTTCTAA
- the LOC107618929 gene encoding type IV inositol polyphosphate 5-phosphatase 7-like isoform X2, translated as MRDDNSKKTKLSWSKKMVRKFFNIKCRTDDTLSGAVAYGGGNVEYRSRSSRSSFSEREPCTIKKSKTEKFSRSADQVRRGRMNLDHPRIIDVQNHSIFVATWNVAGRSPPSNLNLDDWLHSSPPADIYVLGFQEIVPLNAGNILGAEDNGPAKKWLALIRKSLNNLPGTSGSSGCYTPSPIPQPIAELNADFEGSARQKNSSFFHRRSFQTTSTSYGIDNDPSLAQPRLDRRYSVCDRVMFGHRPSDYSRPSDYSRPSDFSRPSDYSRPSDFDPSFRWGYRPSDYSRASDYSRPSDYSRWGSSDDDNAIGDSPSTVLFSPMSYAGPASNEDGYGMPGRSRYCLVASKQMVGIYLTIWVRSELKDHVQNMKVSCVGRGLMGYLGNKGSISISMSLHETSFCFICSHLTSGQKEGDELRRNLDVMEILKKTRFPRVNGVDNEKSPQTILEHDRIIWLGDLNYRIALNYRSAKALVEMQNWRALLENDQLRIEQKRGRVFVGWNEGKIYFPPTYKYSTNSDRYAGDDMHPKEKRRTPAWCDRILWFGEGLHQLSYVRGESRFSDHRPVYGIFMAEVESTHGRLKKTMSCSRSRIEVEELLPYSGGYTELNFF; from the exons ATGAGAGATGACAATTCAAAGAAAaccaag CTCTCATGGTCAAAGAAAATGGTTAGAAAGTTCTTCAATATCAAATGCAGAACTGATGATACACTATCAGGTGCTGTTGCCTATGGAG GAGGTAACGTAGAATACAGAAGCAGGAGTAGCAGGAGTAGCTTCTCTGAGAGAGAACCATGCACTATCAAAAAGAGCAAAACAG AGAAGTTTAGCAGGAGTGCAGATCAGGTTAGGCGAGGAAGAATGAATCTTGACCATCCTCGAATTATTGATGTTCAGAACCATAG CATTTTTGTTGCTACATGGAATGTTGCTGGAAGATCACCACCGAGTAATTTGAATTTGGATGATTGGCTTCATTCCTCACCACCAGCAGATATATATGTTCTAGG ATTTCAAGAGATAGTTCCCTTGAATGCTGGTAATATCTTAGGGGCTGAGGACAATGGCCCTGCCAAAAAATGGTTGGCTCTCATCAGAAAGAGTTTAAACAACCTTCCTGGCACTAGTGGAAGCAGTGGATGTTATACACCTTCTCCCATTCCTCAGCCAATTGCAGAGCTAAATGCTGATTTTGAGGGATCAGCTAGGCAGAAGAATTCATCTTTCTTCCATAGGCGATCGTTCCAGACAACTTCTACTAGTTATGGAATTGACAACGATCCCTCACTTGCTCAACCACGACTAGATCGAAGGTATAGTGTCTGTGATCGTGTAATGTTCGGCCACAGGCCGAGTGACTACTCAAGGCCAAGTGACTACTCTAGGCCAAGTGACTTTTCAAGGCCAAGCGACTACTCAAGGCCAAGTGACTTTGATCCCAGTTTTAGATGGGGTTATAGGCCTAGTGACTATTCAAGGGCAAGTGACTACTCAAGACCAAGTGACTATTCAAGATGGGGTTCATCTGATGATGATAATGCCATTGGAGATTCGCCAAGTACAGTTCTATTTTCGCCAATGTCTTATGCCGGACCTGCCTCTAATGAGGATGGATATGGCATGCCGGGGCGTTCGAGGTACTGCCTTGTAGCAAGTAAGCAAATGGTGGGAATATACCTTACCATATGGGTAAGAAGTGAATTGAAAGATCATGTGCAAAACATGAAAGTATCATGTGTTGGCAGAGGTTTGATGGGCTATCTTGGAAATAAG GGATCCATCTCAATCAGCATGTCACTGCATGAAACAAGCTTTTGCTTTATCTGTAGCCATTTAACCTCTGGACAGAAAGAGGGAGATGAACTAAGAAGAAATTTGGATGTGATGGAGATTTTAAAAAAGACAAGGTTTCCGCGTGTTAATGGTGTGGACAATGAGAAGTCCCCACAAACAATCCTTGAGCATGA TCGAATAATATGGCTCGGAGATTTGAATTATCGAATCGCCCTCAATTACCGATCTGCTAAGGCACTTGTTGAGATGCAAAACTGGAGAGCATTATTAGAGAATGATCAG TTGAGAATAGAACAGAAAAGAGGCCGTGTATTTGTGGGATGGAATGAAGGGAAGATATATTTTCCCCCAACATACAAGTATTCAACTAATTCAGATAGATATGCAGGAGATGATATGCATCCAAAGGAGAAAAGGAGAACACCTGCATG GTGTGACAGAATCTTGTGGTTTGGAGAAGGTCTTCATCAATTATCTTACGTCCGCGGGGAATCAAGATTTTCGGATCACAGGCCTGTCTATGGCATATTCATGGCTGAGGTTGAGTCAACTCATGGCAGACTGAAGAAAACTATGAGTTGTTCTCGTTCCAGAATTGAGGTGGAAGAACTTCTGCCATATTCAGGCGGATACACCGAGCTGAACTTTTTCTAA